In Vigna angularis cultivar LongXiaoDou No.4 chromosome 8, ASM1680809v1, whole genome shotgun sequence, one DNA window encodes the following:
- the LOC108345092 gene encoding probable serine/threonine-protein kinase PBL11: MKNKDVAQGAIEERSRFWKKLKTFLGCMLLSSKEEATSNKSKDGEGKNVRRDLVRHKRENPSSTNEGQEFIATCSNLRRFTFHDIQIATQNFGCRNFLGRGGFGTVFKGWVDERGNSAATPGTRVPVAVKTLNPNGFQGHKQWLAEIKYLGELYHPNLVRLVGYCMEEDKRVLVYEYMCRGSLEKYLFQRGTVRLPWRIRIKIAMDTANGLTFLHEEAARAVIFRDFKTSNILLDKDLNAKLSDFGFAKDAPVGDKNHVSTEIMGTEGYIAPEYVLTGHLTSKSDVYSFGMVLLEMLTGRRAVDQMRPAKEKHLVDWLRPRIRRKENFHYVMDPRFEGQYPIKDAYRAMRLAVQCLRHDPSGRPLMSEVVGELKHLLARDDDGMHSAPSISPSPSPSPSIPSSSLGRIHVGPSNHAAGANKYGLRTASEPNVPRRFQASPLGQDSPLFPPPS; the protein is encoded by the exons ATGAAAAACAAAGATGTTGCTCAAGGTGCCATTGAAGAAAGATCAAGGTTTTGGAAGAAATTGAAGACTTTTCTAGGTTGCATGCTTCTCAGCTCAAAAGAGGAAGCAACCTCCAACAAAAGCAAAGATGGTGAAG GAAAAAATGTCAGAAGAGACCTTGTTCGGCACAAAAGGGAAAATCCCTCATCCACCAACGAAGGGCAGGAGTTTATTGCAACTTGTTCCAATCTTCGGAGGTTCACTTTTCACGATATTCAGATTGCAACACAGAATTTTGGTTGCAGGAATTTTCTTGGTAGGGGAGGTTTTGGAACTGTGTTCAAAGGTTGGGTTGATGAAAGAGGGAATTCTGCAGCAACACCTGGAACTAGGGTTCCAGTAGCAGTGAAGACTCTTAACCCAAATGGATTTCAAGGTCATAAACAATGGCTT GCTGAAATTAAATATCTGGGTGAACTCTATCATCCTAATCTAGTGAGATTGGTGGGTTATTGCATGGAGGAAGATAAAAGGGTACTCGTATACGAATACATGTGTCGAGGAAGCTTAGAGAAGTATCTGTTCCAGA GAGGAACTGTGCGACTGCCATGGCGTATCAGGATTAAAATTGCAATGGATACTGCCAATGGTTTGACATTTTTGCACGAGGAAGCTGCACGGGCAGTGATTTTTCGAGATTTCAAGACATCCAATATCCTTTTGGATAAg GACTTGAATGCAAAACTTTCAGACTTTGGGTTTGCAAAAGATGCTCCAGTGGGAGATAAAAATCACGTGTCTACGGAGATTATGGGAACAGAAGGTTACATAGCCCCTGAGTATGTGTTGACAG GGCATCTTACATCGAAGAGTGACGTTTATAGCTTTGGGATGGTTCTCCTCGAAATGCTGACAGGAAGAAGAGCTGTGGATCAAATGAGGCCTGCAAAAGAGAAACACTTGGTGGATTGGTTGCGTCCTCGCATAAGGAGAAAAGAGAATTTTCATTACGTGATGGATCCTAGATTTGAAGGGCAGTATCCAATCAAAGATGCATATAGGGCAATGAGGTTGGCCGTTCAGTGTCTTCGGCATGATCCAAGTGGAAGACCACTGATGAGTGAAGTGGTTGGTGAGTTGAAGCATTTGCTGGCTCGTGATGATGATGGCATGCATTCTGCTCCCTCAATTTCACCTTCACCTTCTCCTTCACCTTCAATCCCCTCATCCTCACTTGGCAGAATCCATGTCGGTCCCTCCAACCATGCCGCCGGTGCTAACAAGTATGGCCTTAGAACTGCTTCAGAACCGAACGTCCCACGGCGTTTTCAGGCCTCACCACTCGGCCAAGACAGCCCTCTCTTTCCACCTCCATCGTAG